In the genome of Deinococcus deserti VCD115, one region contains:
- the gyrA gene encoding DNA gyrase subunit A: MTGIHPVDITSEVKTNFINYAMNVIVDRALPDVRDGLKPVQRRIMYAMLLEGLYSNQKHAKSASVVGEVMKKYHPHGDSSIYDAMVRLAQWWNMRYPMVHPQGNFGSIDGDPPAAMRYTEARMTKVAEELIADLEKETVDLKPNYDETTEEPSVLPAAVPNLLINGATGIAVGMATNIPPHNLTEICNGLLAMIDDPNLTLDGLMEHVTGPDFPTGGRITKTGIREAYATGHSGLKVRGKARIEEKNGRNQIIISEIPYQVNKTNLIQTISAMYKAGKIPDISALRDESDRKDPVRIVVELKRGAIPTLVLNQLYKYTQLQTTYTVINLSIVGGEPRVLPLLNTMQYFLDHRADVVTRRTRYDLRKAEERAHVLEGLLKALDHIDEVISLIRGSNTGAEARDALMVRFGLTEIQSQAILDMRLQRLVGLEREKLQAEFDELQKTIEYLRSILGDEKLLWREIKKEIRAIRDNYGDERRSTITELEEDIGKEDLIAVEDMVITMTKAGYLKRTKLDAYRAQGRGGRGSSGGKLREEDVNTRVFVGSTHDYLLFFTDQGRVFHEKIYDLPEAGRDAKGTHIRNLLPSLREDENIASVLSVGGFDEPGCFIFATRKGVVKKTLITEYGNITSAGLIAINLQPGDELIGVGIVNDIDHVVLATRNGKAMRFESDEVRATGRATQGVIGIRLREGEDDAVVSMALVPGGDEASELLAVSECGLGKRTPVGDYPAKGRGGMGVITLDVTEKTGKLVTLARVAGNEELMVLTEKGTVIRTRVEEVRVTGRNAQGVKVINIAERDSVISAFPIRREDEL; this comes from the coding sequence ATGACTGGAATTCATCCCGTTGACATCACCAGCGAAGTCAAGACCAACTTCATCAACTACGCCATGAACGTGATCGTGGACCGCGCGCTGCCTGACGTGCGCGACGGTCTTAAACCCGTGCAGCGGCGAATCATGTACGCCATGCTCCTTGAAGGCCTCTACAGCAACCAAAAGCACGCCAAGTCGGCGTCGGTTGTGGGTGAGGTTATGAAGAAGTACCACCCGCACGGGGACTCTTCTATTTATGACGCCATGGTCCGCCTGGCCCAGTGGTGGAACATGCGTTACCCGATGGTCCACCCCCAGGGCAACTTCGGGTCCATCGACGGCGACCCGCCCGCGGCCATGCGATATACCGAAGCGCGCATGACCAAGGTGGCCGAGGAACTGATCGCCGACCTTGAAAAAGAAACGGTGGACCTCAAGCCCAATTACGACGAAACCACCGAAGAACCCAGCGTGCTGCCGGCTGCCGTGCCGAACCTGCTGATCAACGGCGCTACCGGGATTGCGGTGGGCATGGCCACGAACATTCCGCCGCACAACCTCACGGAGATCTGCAACGGTCTGCTGGCCATGATCGACGACCCGAACCTGACGCTCGACGGGTTGATGGAGCACGTCACGGGTCCCGACTTCCCCACTGGGGGCCGCATCACTAAAACCGGGATTCGTGAAGCCTACGCCACTGGACACTCCGGCCTGAAGGTGCGGGGTAAGGCCCGCATCGAAGAGAAGAACGGGCGCAACCAGATCATCATCAGCGAGATCCCGTATCAGGTGAACAAGACCAACCTGATCCAGACCATCAGTGCGATGTATAAGGCGGGCAAAATTCCAGATATCAGCGCTCTGCGTGACGAGTCCGACCGCAAGGACCCGGTGCGGATCGTGGTCGAGCTCAAGCGCGGCGCGATTCCCACGCTGGTGCTGAACCAGCTGTACAAGTACACCCAGCTGCAGACCACCTACACGGTGATCAACCTCAGCATCGTGGGCGGCGAACCACGGGTGTTGCCGTTGCTGAACACCATGCAGTATTTCCTGGATCACCGTGCAGATGTGGTGACCCGGCGTACACGTTATGACCTGCGTAAGGCCGAGGAACGCGCCCACGTCCTGGAAGGTCTGCTCAAGGCGCTTGATCATATCGACGAAGTCATCAGCCTGATCCGTGGGAGCAACACCGGGGCCGAGGCGCGTGACGCCCTGATGGTCCGCTTCGGGCTGACCGAGATTCAGTCCCAGGCCATCCTGGACATGCGTCTGCAGCGCCTCGTTGGGCTGGAGCGCGAGAAGCTCCAGGCCGAATTCGACGAGTTGCAGAAAACCATCGAGTACCTGCGTTCGATTCTGGGCGACGAGAAGCTGCTGTGGCGCGAAATCAAGAAGGAAATCCGTGCCATCCGCGACAACTACGGTGACGAGCGCCGCAGCACCATCACGGAACTCGAAGAGGACATCGGGAAAGAAGACCTAATTGCCGTCGAGGACATGGTCATCACCATGACCAAGGCCGGTTACCTCAAGCGCACCAAGCTGGACGCCTACCGTGCCCAGGGCCGTGGAGGACGCGGCTCCAGCGGTGGCAAGCTGCGCGAAGAGGACGTGAACACCCGGGTGTTCGTAGGCTCAACCCACGACTACCTGCTGTTCTTTACGGACCAGGGCCGCGTGTTCCACGAGAAAATCTATGATCTGCCTGAAGCCGGCCGTGACGCCAAAGGCACGCACATCCGCAACCTGCTGCCCAGCCTGCGTGAGGACGAGAACATCGCCAGCGTGCTGAGTGTGGGAGGCTTTGATGAGCCCGGCTGCTTCATCTTTGCCACCCGCAAGGGCGTGGTGAAAAAGACGCTGATTACCGAGTACGGCAACATCACATCTGCGGGCCTGATCGCCATCAACCTGCAGCCCGGTGACGAGCTGATCGGAGTTGGCATTGTCAACGACATTGATCACGTGGTCCTGGCCACCCGCAACGGTAAGGCCATGCGCTTCGAAAGCGATGAGGTGCGCGCCACCGGCCGTGCCACTCAGGGCGTCATCGGCATCCGCCTGCGCGAAGGCGAGGATGACGCGGTCGTCAGCATGGCACTGGTTCCCGGCGGCGACGAAGCCAGCGAGCTGCTGGCCGTCAGTGAATGCGGCCTGGGCAAACGCACCCCGGTGGGCGACTACCCGGCCAAAGGGCGCGGCGGTATGGGAGTCATCACGCTGGACGTGACGGAAAAGACTGGCAAGCTGGTCACCCTGGCCCGCGTTGCGGGCAACGAGGAACTGATGGTCCTGACGGAGAAAGGGACTGTGATCCGCACCCGCGTCGAAGAGGTCCGGGTCA